One genomic window of Micrococcus flavus includes the following:
- the nrdE gene encoding class 1b ribonucleoside-diphosphate reductase subunit alpha encodes MTVTEADLIQQAKTMPEAWQGLGYHELNAMLNLYGADGRIQFEADHAAARQYFLQHVNTNTVFFHDLEEKLEYLQKNDYYETETFDQYPFEFVRATFDRAYKAKFRFPTFLGAFKFYTSYALKTFDGQRYLERYEDRVAVVALHLAQGDQAMATHLVDEMISGRFQPATPTFLNAGKKQRGELVSCFLLRIEDNMESIARGINSALQLSKRGGGVALSLTNIREQGAPIKHIENQSSGVLPVMKLLEDSFSYANQLGARQGAGAVYLHAHHPDIHRFLDTKRENADEKIRIKTLSLGVVIPDITFELAKRNEDMYLFSPYDVERVYGKAFSEISVTEKYDEMVDDARIKKTKINAREFFQTLAEIQFESGYPYVVFEDTVNRANPIKGRITMSNLCSEILQVSDASTYHEDLTYEHVGEDISCNLGSMNIAKTMDSPDFGLSVETAIRALTAVSVMSDIQSVPSIAKGNDRSHAIGLGQMNLHGYLARERVHYGSEEGIDFTNIYFYTVLFHALRASNLIAQETGQRFGGFEDSKYASGEFFDKYTDAEWKPATERVAALFADAGIHVPTQDDWRELKAKVQEHGLFNRNLQAVPPTGSISYINNSTSSIHPVASKIEIRKEGKLGRVYYPAPFLSNENLEYYEDAYEIGYEKIIDTYAAATQHVDQGLSLTLFFKDTATTRDLNRAQIYAWKKGIKTIYYIRLRQLALEGTEVEGCVSCML; translated from the coding sequence ATGACCGTCACCGAGGCCGACCTGATCCAGCAGGCCAAGACCATGCCCGAGGCCTGGCAGGGCCTGGGCTACCACGAGCTCAACGCCATGCTGAACCTGTACGGCGCGGACGGGCGGATCCAGTTCGAGGCGGACCACGCCGCCGCCCGCCAGTACTTCCTGCAGCACGTGAACACCAACACGGTGTTCTTCCACGACCTCGAGGAGAAGCTCGAGTACCTGCAGAAGAACGACTACTACGAGACGGAGACGTTCGACCAGTACCCGTTCGAGTTCGTCCGGGCCACGTTCGACCGCGCCTACAAGGCGAAGTTCCGCTTCCCCACCTTCCTCGGCGCGTTCAAGTTCTACACCTCCTACGCGCTCAAGACGTTCGACGGCCAGCGCTACCTGGAGCGCTACGAGGACCGCGTCGCCGTCGTCGCCCTCCACCTGGCCCAGGGCGACCAGGCCATGGCCACCCACCTGGTGGACGAGATGATCTCCGGCCGCTTCCAGCCGGCCACCCCCACGTTCCTCAACGCGGGCAAGAAGCAGCGCGGTGAGCTCGTCTCCTGCTTCCTGCTGCGCATCGAGGACAACATGGAGTCGATCGCCCGCGGCATCAACTCCGCCCTGCAGCTGTCCAAGCGCGGCGGCGGCGTGGCCCTGTCCCTAACGAACATCCGTGAGCAGGGCGCGCCCATCAAGCACATCGAGAACCAGTCCTCCGGCGTCCTGCCCGTCATGAAGCTGCTCGAGGACTCCTTCTCCTACGCCAACCAGCTGGGCGCGCGCCAGGGCGCCGGTGCCGTGTACCTGCACGCGCACCACCCGGACATCCACCGCTTCCTGGACACCAAGCGGGAGAACGCGGACGAGAAGATCCGCATCAAGACCCTCTCGCTCGGCGTCGTCATCCCGGACATCACGTTCGAGCTGGCCAAGCGCAACGAGGACATGTACCTGTTCTCCCCGTACGACGTGGAGCGCGTGTACGGCAAGGCCTTCTCCGAGATCTCCGTGACGGAGAAGTACGACGAGATGGTGGACGACGCGCGGATCAAGAAGACCAAGATCAACGCGCGCGAGTTCTTCCAGACCCTCGCCGAGATCCAGTTCGAGTCCGGCTACCCGTACGTGGTGTTCGAGGACACCGTGAACCGCGCCAACCCGATCAAGGGCCGGATCACCATGTCCAACCTCTGCTCCGAAATCCTGCAGGTCTCCGACGCCTCCACGTACCACGAGGACCTGACCTACGAGCACGTGGGCGAGGACATCTCCTGCAACCTCGGCTCCATGAACATCGCCAAGACCATGGACTCCCCGGACTTCGGGCTGTCCGTGGAGACCGCGATCCGGGCGCTCACCGCGGTGTCCGTGATGTCGGACATCCAGTCCGTGCCGTCGATCGCCAAGGGCAACGACCGCTCCCACGCGATCGGCCTGGGCCAGATGAACCTCCACGGCTACCTCGCCCGCGAGCGCGTGCACTACGGCTCGGAGGAGGGCATCGACTTCACGAACATCTACTTCTACACGGTGCTCTTCCACGCCCTGCGCGCCTCCAACCTGATCGCCCAGGAGACGGGGCAGCGGTTCGGCGGGTTCGAGGACTCGAAGTACGCCTCCGGGGAGTTCTTCGACAAGTACACCGACGCCGAGTGGAAGCCCGCCACCGAGCGCGTGGCCGCCCTGTTCGCCGACGCCGGCATCCACGTCCCCACGCAGGACGACTGGCGCGAGCTCAAGGCGAAGGTCCAGGAGCACGGCCTGTTCAACCGCAACCTGCAGGCCGTCCCGCCGACCGGCTCGATCTCCTACATCAACAACTCGACCTCCTCGATCCACCCCGTGGCCTCGAAGATCGAGATCCGCAAGGAGGGCAAGCTCGGCCGCGTGTACTACCCGGCGCCGTTCCTCTCCAACGAGAACCTCGAGTACTACGAGGACGCCTATGAGATCGGCTACGAGAAGATCATCGACACGTACGCCGCCGCCACGCAGCACGTGGACCAGGGCCTGTCCCTGACCCTGTTCTTCAAGGACACGGCCACCACGCGCGACCTCAACCGCGCCCAGATCTACGCGTGGAAGAAGGGCATCAAGACGATCTACTACATCCGTCTGCGCCAGCTCGCCCTCGAGGGCACCGAGGTGGAGGGCTGCGTGAGCTGCATGCTCTGA
- a CDS encoding S-(hydroxymethyl)mycothiol dehydrogenase, with product MPQKVRGVVATAKDAPVSIETIVIPDPGPGEAVVDVKTCGVCHTDLHYVQGGIGDEYPYLLGHEATGVVSAIGEGVTHVAVGDTVILNWRAVCGECRACKKGEPKYCFNTHNAAQRMTLEDGTELSPALGIGAFAEKTLVHAKQCTRVEGVDTTQEQAAVGLLGCGIMAGIGAAINTGEVKRGESVAVIGCGGVGVASIAGAKLAGATTIIAVDIDAKKLAKAKELGATHTVNSKDEDPVEAIRAATGGFGADVVIEAVGRPETYEQAFYARDLAGRVVLVGVPTPGMELKLPLPEVFGRGGSLKSSWYGDCLPERDFPMLVDQYRLGRLPLDAFVTETIALDQVNEAFETMKSGDVLRSVVVL from the coding sequence GTGCCGCAGAAGGTGCGCGGCGTCGTCGCCACGGCGAAGGACGCCCCCGTCAGCATCGAGACCATCGTGATCCCCGACCCCGGTCCGGGCGAGGCCGTGGTGGACGTCAAGACCTGCGGCGTCTGCCACACGGACCTGCACTACGTCCAGGGCGGCATCGGGGACGAGTACCCCTACCTGCTCGGCCACGAGGCCACCGGCGTCGTCTCGGCGATCGGCGAGGGCGTCACCCACGTGGCGGTCGGCGACACCGTCATCCTGAACTGGCGCGCCGTGTGCGGCGAGTGCCGCGCGTGCAAGAAGGGTGAGCCGAAGTACTGCTTCAACACCCACAACGCCGCCCAGAGGATGACCCTGGAGGACGGCACGGAACTGTCCCCCGCCCTGGGCATCGGCGCGTTCGCGGAGAAGACCCTCGTGCACGCCAAGCAGTGCACCAGGGTCGAGGGCGTGGACACCACGCAGGAGCAGGCCGCCGTGGGCCTCCTGGGCTGCGGGATCATGGCCGGCATCGGCGCGGCCATCAACACCGGCGAGGTCAAGCGCGGCGAGTCCGTGGCTGTGATCGGCTGCGGCGGCGTCGGCGTGGCCTCGATCGCCGGGGCGAAGCTCGCCGGCGCCACCACGATCATCGCGGTGGACATCGATGCCAAGAAGCTCGCCAAGGCCAAGGAGCTCGGCGCCACCCACACCGTGAACTCGAAGGACGAGGACCCCGTGGAGGCCATCCGCGCGGCGACCGGCGGCTTCGGCGCCGACGTGGTCATCGAGGCGGTCGGCCGCCCGGAGACCTACGAGCAGGCGTTCTACGCCCGGGACCTGGCCGGCCGCGTCGTCCTGGTGGGCGTGCCCACCCCCGGCATGGAGCTGAAGCTGCCCCTGCCGGAGGTGTTCGGCCGCGGCGGCTCCCTGAAGTCCTCCTGGTACGGCGACTGCCTGCCGGAGCGCGACTTCCCCATGCTCGTGGACCAGTACCGCCTGGGCCGCCTGCCGCTGGACGCGTTCGTCACCGAGACCATCGCGCTGGACCAGGTCAACGAGGCGTTCGAGACCATGAAATCGGGCGACGTCCTGCGTTCGGTGGTGGTGCTCTGA
- a CDS encoding lipoate--protein ligase family protein, with amino-acid sequence MLRWAEQPASFGAAEDLEWASTELGAYRAAAAAGEPREDLIRVYVPRPTVAFGQRDARLPGFEAAAQACRDHGFVPAVRRAGGRAAAYHPGCVVVDHLALQDDAALTQQARFAEFAELFVAAFARAGVASSIGKIPREYCPGEYSIQGPAPAHPVKLAGAAQRVVKGAFLFSTHVVVADPAPLRAVLTDVYRLLELEMDPRTVGAATDVAPGVDVPGFVAALKTEYAGWAGSRGLTLTEAPLPPHAAAA; translated from the coding sequence GTGCTGCGCTGGGCCGAGCAGCCGGCGTCGTTCGGGGCCGCCGAGGACCTCGAGTGGGCCTCCACGGAGCTCGGCGCCTACCGGGCCGCCGCGGCCGCGGGCGAGCCCCGCGAGGACCTCATCCGCGTGTACGTGCCCCGGCCCACCGTGGCGTTCGGGCAGCGCGACGCCCGCCTGCCCGGGTTTGAGGCCGCCGCGCAGGCGTGCCGGGACCACGGGTTCGTCCCCGCCGTGCGGCGGGCCGGGGGCCGGGCCGCCGCCTACCATCCGGGGTGTGTGGTGGTGGACCACCTCGCCCTCCAGGACGACGCCGCCCTCACCCAGCAGGCGCGGTTCGCGGAGTTCGCCGAGCTGTTCGTGGCCGCGTTCGCGCGGGCTGGGGTAGCGTCCTCGATCGGGAAGATCCCGAGGGAGTACTGCCCGGGGGAGTACTCGATCCAGGGTCCGGCGCCGGCGCACCCGGTCAAGCTGGCCGGCGCGGCCCAGCGCGTGGTCAAGGGGGCCTTCCTGTTCTCCACCCACGTGGTGGTGGCCGACCCGGCCCCGCTGCGCGCCGTGCTCACGGACGTCTACCGGCTGCTGGAGCTCGAGATGGACCCCCGGACGGTCGGCGCCGCCACGGACGTGGCCCCGGGCGTCGACGTCCCGGGATTCGTGGCGGCCCTGAAGACGGAGTACGCCGGATGGGCGGGCTCGCGTGGGCTGACGCTCACCGAGGCTCCGCTGCCGCCTCACGCAGCAGCCGCTTGA
- a CDS encoding MetQ/NlpA family ABC transporter substrate-binding protein has protein sequence MPQPQNLSRRSFAGLSLAAVGAFALTACNSQAQDSSASGDSQKVIVGVVSENETHRALAKLAKEKHGIDVEIRNFTEYTQPNPALDNGDIDMNWFQHIAYLADYNQSAGKDLTLIGTTEIIPLPLYSKVYDDVSKFQKGDTVAIPNDTVNQARAINVLVEAGLLTLNKETIRPEPRDIDEAASTVKVQPVAAQQTVNALESVQGAVINNTFSADAGIDTNTALYKDDPSADSAKPFVNGFAVRREDLENETYKKIADLYHEQAVLDESAKLSSGTSVPVQLESEEIEETLKQYQDVIAKQGA, from the coding sequence ATGCCTCAGCCCCAGAACCTCTCCCGCCGCTCCTTCGCCGGCCTCTCCCTGGCCGCCGTCGGCGCGTTCGCCCTCACGGCGTGCAACTCGCAGGCCCAGGACTCGTCCGCCTCCGGCGACTCCCAGAAGGTCATCGTCGGCGTCGTGTCCGAGAACGAGACCCACCGCGCCCTCGCGAAGCTGGCCAAGGAGAAGCACGGGATCGACGTCGAGATCCGCAACTTCACCGAGTACACCCAGCCGAACCCGGCGCTGGACAACGGCGACATCGACATGAACTGGTTCCAGCACATCGCCTACCTGGCCGACTACAACCAGTCCGCGGGCAAGGACCTCACCCTCATCGGCACCACGGAGATCATCCCGCTACCGCTGTACTCCAAGGTGTACGACGACGTGTCCAAGTTCCAGAAGGGCGACACCGTCGCCATCCCGAACGACACCGTGAACCAGGCGCGCGCCATCAACGTGCTGGTGGAGGCCGGTCTGCTCACGCTCAACAAGGAGACCATTCGCCCCGAGCCCCGCGACATCGACGAGGCCGCCTCCACGGTGAAGGTCCAGCCGGTGGCGGCCCAGCAGACCGTGAACGCGCTCGAGTCCGTGCAGGGCGCGGTCATCAACAACACCTTCTCCGCCGACGCCGGGATCGACACCAACACGGCCCTCTACAAGGACGACCCCTCGGCTGACTCCGCCAAGCCGTTCGTCAACGGCTTCGCGGTGCGTCGCGAGGACCTGGAGAACGAGACCTACAAGAAGATCGCCGACCTGTACCACGAGCAGGCCGTCCTCGACGAGTCCGCCAAGCTCTCCTCGGGCACCTCGGTGCCGGTGCAGCTGGAGTCCGAGGAGATCGAGGAGACCCTGAAGCAGTACCAGGACGTCATCGCGAAGCAGGGCGCCTGA
- the nrdF gene encoding class 1b ribonucleoside-diphosphate reductase subunit beta: MQEPTTEHGPTVHDHLVEAINWNRIQDEKDTEVWQRLVNNFWLPEKVPLSNDVQSWNQLTDEERLLSMRVFTGLTLLDTIQGTVGAVSLIPDAMTQHEEAVLTNIAFMESVHAKSYSSIFSTLASTKEIDEAFRWSRENENLQRKAQLILERYDGQDPYKKKIASTLLESFLFYSGFYWPMYLSSHARLTNTADLIRLIIRDEAVHGYYIGYKYQRNIETLPEERREELKAFTFELMFELYENEVEYTHTLYDAVGLAEDVKKFLHYNANKALMNLGYEAMFPAETTNVNPAILSALSPNSDENHDFFSGSGSSYVIGKAEATEDEDWNF; encoded by the coding sequence ATCCAGGAGCCGACCACCGAGCACGGCCCCACCGTCCACGACCACCTCGTCGAGGCCATCAACTGGAACCGCATCCAGGACGAGAAGGACACCGAGGTGTGGCAGCGCCTCGTGAACAACTTCTGGCTGCCCGAGAAGGTGCCGCTGTCCAACGACGTCCAGTCCTGGAACCAGCTCACCGACGAGGAGCGCCTGCTGTCCATGCGCGTGTTCACCGGCCTGACGCTGCTGGACACCATCCAGGGCACCGTGGGCGCCGTGTCCCTCATCCCGGACGCCATGACGCAGCACGAGGAGGCCGTCCTGACGAACATCGCGTTCATGGAGTCCGTGCACGCGAAGTCCTACTCCTCGATCTTCTCCACGCTGGCCTCCACCAAGGAGATCGACGAGGCCTTCCGCTGGTCCCGGGAGAACGAGAACCTGCAGCGCAAGGCCCAGCTGATCCTCGAGCGCTACGACGGCCAGGACCCGTACAAGAAGAAGATCGCCTCCACCCTGCTGGAGTCCTTCCTCTTCTACTCGGGCTTCTACTGGCCCATGTACCTGTCCTCGCACGCGCGCCTGACCAACACGGCGGACCTGATCCGCCTGATCATCCGCGACGAGGCCGTCCACGGCTACTACATCGGGTACAAGTACCAGCGGAACATCGAGACGCTGCCGGAGGAGAGGCGCGAGGAGCTCAAGGCCTTCACCTTCGAGCTCATGTTCGAGCTGTACGAGAACGAGGTCGAGTACACCCACACGCTCTACGACGCGGTGGGCCTGGCCGAGGACGTCAAGAAGTTCCTGCACTACAACGCCAACAAGGCGCTGATGAACCTCGGCTACGAGGCCATGTTCCCGGCCGAGACCACCAACGTGAACCCGGCCATCCTCTCCGCGCTGTCCCCGAACTCGGACGAGAACCACGACTTCTTCTCCGGCTCCGGCTCCTCCTACGTGATCGGCAAGGCCGAGGCCACCGAGGACGAGGACTGGAACTTCTGA
- a CDS encoding methionine ABC transporter permease, whose product MIQDVQNLDWGYYGPELLMAMGDTIYMVFWAFLIGGLLGLLLGFVLYTTRPGGIFAHRAVNLVVNFVVNLIRPIPFVILIAALQPLTISVVGTGIGNTAVVFCMIWASTFGIARIVEQNLVSLDPGVIEAARAMGASRWRIVTSVMLPEALGPLILGYTFVIISLVDMSALAGIIGGGGIGNFAIVEGYNRFRPEVTWMAVIVVILFVQALQLIGNWAARKVMRR is encoded by the coding sequence ATGATCCAGGACGTCCAGAATCTCGACTGGGGCTACTACGGCCCCGAGCTGCTCATGGCCATGGGCGACACCATCTACATGGTGTTCTGGGCGTTCCTGATCGGCGGGCTGCTCGGACTGCTCCTCGGTTTCGTCCTCTACACCACCCGGCCGGGCGGGATCTTCGCGCACCGCGCGGTGAACCTCGTGGTGAACTTCGTCGTGAACCTCATCCGCCCCATCCCGTTCGTCATCCTCATCGCGGCCCTGCAGCCGCTGACCATCTCCGTGGTCGGCACCGGCATCGGCAACACCGCCGTGGTGTTCTGCATGATCTGGGCCTCCACGTTCGGCATCGCCCGCATCGTGGAGCAGAATCTGGTCTCGCTGGACCCCGGCGTGATCGAGGCGGCCCGGGCCATGGGCGCCTCGCGGTGGCGGATCGTCACCTCCGTGATGCTGCCCGAGGCCCTCGGCCCGCTGATCCTCGGCTACACGTTCGTGATCATCTCCCTTGTGGACATGTCGGCGCTGGCCGGCATCATCGGCGGCGGAGGCATCGGCAACTTCGCCATTGTCGAGGGCTACAACCGGTTCCGGCCCGAGGTGACCTGGATGGCCGTGATCGTGGTGATCCTCTTCGTCCAGGCCCTGCAGCTGATCGGCAACTGGGCGGCCCGCAAGGTGATGCGCCGCTGA
- a CDS encoding MBL fold metallo-hydrolase, which yields MARIDHVVTSGTFSLDGETHEVDNNVWIVGGAEQCVVIDPAHDASAVWRKVEGRQVLAILLTHGHDDHIRQVQEFRQMVDAPVLIHADDAMLWDDVFPDEAPDGHLAEGDVFRIAGTELHVLHTPGHSPGSVCFHAPSLGEAGEDGEPTGVLFSGDTLFQGGPGATGRSYSDFDTIIESIRTKLLTLPASTVVHTGHGDSTRIGEEAPHLQEWIDRGE from the coding sequence ATGGCGCGCATCGACCACGTGGTCACCTCCGGCACCTTCTCCCTGGACGGGGAGACCCACGAGGTGGACAACAACGTGTGGATCGTCGGCGGCGCGGAGCAGTGCGTCGTGATCGATCCCGCCCATGACGCCTCCGCGGTGTGGCGCAAGGTCGAGGGCCGCCAGGTGCTGGCGATCCTGCTGACCCACGGGCACGACGACCACATCCGCCAGGTCCAGGAGTTCCGCCAGATGGTGGACGCCCCGGTGCTGATCCATGCGGACGACGCGATGCTCTGGGACGACGTCTTCCCGGACGAGGCCCCGGACGGGCACCTGGCCGAGGGGGACGTCTTCCGGATCGCCGGCACCGAGCTGCACGTCCTGCACACGCCGGGCCACTCGCCGGGATCGGTGTGCTTCCACGCTCCGTCCCTGGGTGAGGCCGGAGAGGACGGCGAACCGACCGGCGTGCTCTTCTCCGGCGACACCCTCTTCCAGGGCGGGCCCGGCGCCACCGGCCGCTCCTACTCGGACTTCGACACGATCATCGAGTCCATCCGCACGAAGCTCCTCACGTTGCCCGCGTCCACCGTGGTGCACACCGGGCATGGCGACTCCACGCGGATCGGCGAGGAGGCCCCGCACCTGCAGGAGTGGATCGACCGCGGCGAGTGA
- the nrdI gene encoding class Ib ribonucleoside-diphosphate reductase assembly flavoprotein NrdI, translated as MTAATADPNHVRGAEAQGLVPTDAGLIYFSSASGYTHRFVEKLDLPAGRAARLPVITREPTLGATAPFVLLTPTYGGGGSDGGEVPKQVIKFLNVPDNRALIRGVLASGNTNFYEDYCAAGYIIARKCKVPLLYKFELMGTPEDVTAVRERLEGLQP; from the coding sequence ATGACCGCAGCCACCGCCGACCCGAACCACGTCCGGGGCGCGGAGGCGCAGGGACTCGTCCCCACGGACGCGGGACTGATCTACTTCTCCTCCGCCTCCGGGTACACGCACCGCTTCGTCGAGAAGCTCGACCTGCCCGCGGGGCGGGCCGCGCGCCTTCCCGTGATCACCCGGGAGCCCACGCTGGGCGCCACCGCCCCGTTCGTCCTCCTCACCCCCACCTACGGCGGGGGAGGCAGCGACGGCGGGGAGGTCCCCAAGCAGGTGATCAAGTTCCTCAACGTCCCGGACAACCGGGCGCTGATCCGGGGCGTGCTCGCCTCCGGCAACACCAACTTCTACGAGGACTACTGCGCCGCGGGCTACATCATCGCCCGCAAGTGCAAGGTCCCCCTCCTCTACAAATTCGAGCTGATGGGCACCCCCGAGGACGTCACCGCCGTCCGGGAGCGCCTGGAAGGACTGCAGCCATGA
- a CDS encoding methionine ABC transporter ATP-binding protein, whose amino-acid sequence MAGSHTPEQGQARPGRPVEGAPGEPVIVFDHVSRVFDGRDGAVKAVDDVSLTVNRGEVFGVIGFSGAGKSTLIRMINGLEKPTSGTVTVLGEQVSHLSEAKLRPLRTRIGMVFQQFNLMHSRTVAGNVNYALATAGWPSGQRKARVAELLDFVGLSAKAKQYPEQLSGGQKQRVGIARALAAEPEILLADEATSALDPSTTSEVLSVLRRVNEELGVTIVAITHEMEVIRSIADRVAVMDTGRVVESGRVYDLFSNPKHSDEAASFVTTALKDRPNAEEIARIRERTDGRLVMVSLKDAAAVSAVLGSAGAHGVSFEIVHGGMSATKDSSYGVLTVSLTGEPTAVEGFVRELAAAGAVQEVGNR is encoded by the coding sequence GTGGCAGGATCGCACACCCCTGAGCAGGGTCAGGCTCGCCCGGGACGCCCTGTCGAGGGCGCCCCGGGCGAGCCGGTGATCGTCTTCGACCACGTCAGCCGCGTCTTCGACGGGCGCGACGGGGCCGTCAAGGCCGTGGACGACGTCTCCCTGACCGTGAACCGGGGGGAGGTGTTCGGCGTGATCGGCTTCTCCGGAGCCGGCAAGTCGACCCTCATCCGCATGATCAACGGTCTGGAGAAGCCGACCTCGGGCACCGTCACGGTGCTCGGGGAACAGGTGTCCCACCTCTCCGAGGCGAAGCTGCGTCCCCTGCGGACCCGCATCGGCATGGTGTTCCAGCAGTTCAATCTGATGCACTCCCGCACCGTGGCCGGGAACGTGAACTACGCGCTCGCCACGGCCGGCTGGCCCTCGGGCCAGCGCAAGGCCCGGGTGGCCGAGCTGCTCGACTTCGTCGGGCTGTCCGCGAAGGCCAAGCAGTACCCCGAGCAGCTCTCCGGCGGACAGAAGCAGCGCGTCGGCATCGCCCGAGCGCTGGCCGCGGAGCCGGAGATCCTCCTCGCAGACGAGGCGACCTCCGCCCTCGATCCGTCGACGACCTCCGAGGTCCTCTCCGTGCTGCGACGCGTGAACGAGGAGCTGGGAGTCACCATCGTGGCGATCACCCATGAGATGGAGGTCATCCGCTCCATCGCGGACAGGGTGGCCGTCATGGACACCGGTCGGGTGGTGGAGTCGGGCCGGGTCTACGACCTGTTCTCCAACCCCAAGCACTCGGACGAGGCCGCCTCGTTCGTGACCACGGCCCTCAAGGACCGGCCCAACGCAGAGGAGATCGCCCGCATCCGCGAACGCACGGACGGAAGGCTCGTCATGGTGTCCCTCAAGGATGCCGCCGCCGTCTCCGCCGTTCTCGGCTCCGCAGGCGCCCACGGGGTGTCCTTCGAGATCGTCCACGGCGGTATGTCCGCCACGAAGGACTCCTCCTACGGCGTGCTGACGGTGTCCCTGACCGGGGAGCCGACCGCCGTCGAGGGGTTCGTGCGTGAGCTGGCGGCCGCCGGCGCCGTCCAGGAGGTGGGGAACCGATGA
- a CDS encoding thioesterase family protein, whose translation MTVQTQAPAADRPEPADDPRAYYIRLADPVSDDDGVRTSRVRSTVHAQGAWRAEEMHMAAVSGLLMHEVQAHETTAGLRVGRLSYDILGTLWSGELEVVTRTIRPGRTIELVESVLHARGRAVLTLRAWLLSASDTAAVAQLPDEPLPPRTEAVQDGALSGWDGGYIASLSGVTVAGHAAGHGRVWLTTDVDMVAGEATTDLVRLIGLTDAANGIAPALPARPGGWFFPNVDLQIHLFRQPSGSWLGLAGQVTVGPDGVGLTSTVLHDDDGPFAHVEQTLTVRAWPTEGGL comes from the coding sequence ATGACCGTGCAGACCCAGGCCCCCGCCGCCGACCGCCCCGAGCCCGCGGACGACCCGCGCGCGTACTACATCCGCCTGGCCGATCCCGTCAGCGACGACGACGGCGTCCGCACCTCCCGCGTGCGCTCCACCGTGCACGCCCAGGGGGCGTGGCGCGCTGAAGAGATGCACATGGCCGCGGTGTCGGGGCTCCTGATGCACGAGGTGCAGGCCCATGAGACCACCGCGGGGCTGCGGGTGGGGCGGCTGAGCTACGACATCCTCGGCACGCTGTGGTCCGGTGAGCTCGAGGTGGTCACCCGCACGATCCGTCCGGGTCGGACCATCGAGCTGGTCGAGTCCGTCCTGCACGCCCGCGGCCGCGCCGTGCTCACCCTGCGCGCGTGGCTGCTCTCCGCCTCGGACACCGCCGCTGTGGCGCAGCTGCCGGACGAGCCCCTGCCGCCGCGTACCGAGGCGGTGCAGGACGGCGCGCTGTCCGGCTGGGACGGCGGCTACATCGCCTCGCTGTCCGGGGTGACCGTGGCGGGGCACGCTGCCGGGCACGGGCGCGTGTGGCTCACCACGGACGTGGACATGGTGGCCGGGGAGGCGACGACGGACCTCGTCCGCCTGATCGGCCTCACGGACGCCGCCAACGGGATCGCCCCGGCCCTGCCCGCGCGGCCGGGCGGCTGGTTCTTCCCCAACGTGGACCTGCAGATCCACCTGTTCCGCCAGCCGTCCGGGTCCTGGCTCGGCCTCGCCGGCCAGGTCACCGTGGGCCCGGACGGCGTGGGCCTGACCAGCACCGTCCTCCACGACGATGACGGCCCCTTCGCCCACGTCGAGCAGACCCTGACCGTCCGGGCTTGGCCGACCGAGGGCGGTCTGTGA
- a CDS encoding uridine kinase family protein, whose product MSDSPAPAVPGRPRVVLLGGASGAGKSYLARRFGRPHLPLDAYYREIGEDPEHGGSGPALPRTDYGEIDWDHHLTWNEQAAVDGIVELLEEGATLLPTYEISISSRTGSTPLALDGPGPIIAEGIFADRMIAALDRVGVTYAALYIDSPRTVTAVRRFGRDVAERRKPVPFLVQRGWAHFRSDRRDRARAVAAGFTPVPKARLKRLLREAAAEPR is encoded by the coding sequence GTGAGTGACTCCCCCGCCCCCGCCGTCCCTGGCCGTCCGCGCGTCGTCCTGCTCGGGGGCGCCTCGGGCGCCGGCAAGTCCTACCTGGCCCGGCGGTTCGGCCGGCCGCACCTGCCGCTGGACGCGTACTACCGGGAGATCGGCGAGGACCCGGAGCACGGCGGGTCCGGTCCGGCGCTGCCGCGCACGGACTACGGGGAGATCGACTGGGACCACCATCTGACCTGGAACGAGCAGGCGGCGGTGGACGGCATCGTGGAGCTGCTCGAGGAGGGCGCCACGCTGCTGCCGACCTACGAGATCAGCATCTCCTCCCGGACCGGCTCCACCCCGCTGGCCCTGGACGGGCCGGGCCCGATCATCGCGGAGGGCATCTTCGCGGACCGGATGATCGCCGCCCTGGACCGCGTGGGGGTGACCTACGCGGCCCTGTACATCGACTCCCCGCGCACGGTCACCGCCGTGCGCCGTTTCGGCCGGGACGTGGCCGAGCGTCGCAAGCCCGTCCCGTTCCTGGTCCAGCGGGGCTGGGCGCACTTCCGCTCGGACCGCCGGGACCGCGCCCGGGCCGTGGCCGCCGGCTTCACGCCGGTGCCCAAGGCCCGGCTCAAGCGGCTGCTGCGTGAGGCGGCAGCGGAGCCTCGGTGA